The Cotesia glomerata isolate CgM1 linkage group LG7, MPM_Cglom_v2.3, whole genome shotgun sequence genome segment tagtgttaaaaatttttgtgttaaatatttaacttttttaagtgtaaatttaacatttattgtgttaaatcaacataaaaaatgttaaatatttaacataaaaatttttaacacaaaattttttgacacaatgacgcaaaatttttttactgtgtacatcaagtttcataatgttgttagtatgttaaattaaagaaattcaaatttcgaaaaaaattgaaattaaaaagaaatatagattaaaaaatggtatacttaaaagagttgaaattaaaaaaatctaaattttgtaaattgaaattttgaagaagaaaaatccaaatgaaaaatactaaatcttcggaaaaaattaaataaaaaaaaattcgagtcttgagaaatcaataagtattaaaaatattcaaatgacacggatacatcgtttactctgaaaaaatttcactttgtGAAAGTTCTCTGGGTCCGCttttagacgaaaatttttgaaagtgtaagattcaatcaattcttatgaaaatttataaattgtctattaattaccacaagtttcactagagagccttttataagagttttacaaagttttatagaactttataaaatttcatgagtttaatgaatattattagacttgaattttatacaattccagctcttaaaatccatttaatctcagaaaaattatgaaataagcaTTTTCGTCATGTAAGGCTTATCACGTAAGTTATTTACTTCGTGACATGAACCGTTACTTGGACAAGTGAGCAGCGTTCCAGACTCCGACACGTGAGGACCCAAGTTCGAGCCCAGCAtatttcaggattttttcatcaagtatcaacatataactagtgtttcaaactgtaataagtccacaacactataattaatttcaaaattgccatctttttatttttgagaaattttttttttaatattttttctgaggtacaattcttacatcacttacatcacttttacgtcataatgacatcattatcatgatatagacatcacaggtatgtcatattgaagtcataaatgtcattgagacataatactgacgtcatgactacgtcatatttttacgtcagaatcttacgtcaagaagtgtgaaataatgagtcacatatgactcattcgtgacttgtatcttacgtaaatcctgacatagcccaatgtcattttgacgtcacattgacgtaaacgtgtttactgggaaagagctcttttttctgaactcgcacaaatgaatgatttttgatctctatacgctattataatgataacaataataagatcacaacaaaaataatattaataataataataataataataataataacaataataaaagtaaattatgaaaaataattcagagtttcatgaagcaccgatgctgatttcgaatgtttattattttagttagacctaatattgtcggttttacacatctcattattcttacaagctaagtttatatagtgatgaaatgttgcgatcattgtctatattatttattctatttgatactgtgtatcgatagagaaaaagtaacttttacgaatatttatatactaaaaaatattcaaaagtctacctgtaatatttttttaaatagtctatataaattttgtttacttttcacaatataaaatctaatcgataaattaatgaatattaaaaattcaacaataattaataagtatatagttataagatatcgttaaattcgaataaaatgtttaaaattgatacatgcaaagtactccttaaatgtagaaagttcacataattttttcagattagaatccaattttattattttatctaaattagtttgattacgaaccagattttaacattattgcctattacttcataatataattgaaaatttttgaaaaatttaattaacctggattaagagaaatgagttaacctatgccaagtgtatatctatatattaatctattcaaattgttttaaattatttaattcgaattatttttaatcattttcaatttaatttctcaatcaggaaagtaataaatgaaaaatgaataagattttgacagctttatattaaaaagaaatttgtgtttttgtttataatgtctataagctcattatacgcaactcaaaaagaagtccaaaaaagggactcagttagatgtcagaaaattgactccaaacttatgagttcattaagagctcttagttctgacctcgtaaaaaagagctccttaagacgtcacattaggacttctataaaaagttttttaaaagacttcatACTGAAATCTTTCTGACTTGGATGCTGACTGGGTATTGAtaagtataattataattttaatccaCCTTTTTGTCCGTCATCTCTCAGAAGGATACTTTCAAAATAACATATCCAACacttaaactcaaaaaatgTATTTGTTTTAGTGCATTTTTCCGAAGAATTACATGatgaaattttaagtaattaaaattcttatgCAGTATGAAAAACTttctgaatattttattaaataaatataaatatacctgaattgttaaaaatgaagtatttaataaaatttttgttgaaatattGAGTTCGTCTACAAAAATCATTCTCTTTTAAAGTTATGTAGTGGAAGCTGAGCTAgtgatttttaagtttaatacACGATTATAGAcaaagattttaaataaaacagagcataataataatgagatTTTTCTATACAACTTTGGCAAGAATCACCTAAAATAATCTTTgatctttaaaaatcataacattcaaataaaatatttacggAAAAATATACTTTGATATTGGAaactcataaaatttttaaagtataataaagtttaatttaaaaaattttatttagtcaattattttctttatctaCTTAaaatcatcataaattaacGGCAGCCTAATCGTTTTTTGAATtatccattaaaaattttataactgtAAATTTCCTTGAATCTTAATCAACATTTCCTCTTAATTTTTCCATGACATCAAAGAAAATATGAAGTGTCATCTTGTCACCGTGTACTTGGTTCAATAAAAACCGACAATAAATACAGTCAGTCATTAATACTTAATCGTGTTATCGTAACTAcgattattatcatcattatataCAGTACTCACTCGAGCCGCTTACCACTACATCGACAATGTAGACACGAGTCATACAATGCTTCATGAATTCACAGTCACTCTGAATCGCGTCTATCAGTTACACGTTCCAATGACTCGTCACATTAAAACTTTATTACTAAAACATACAAAGTGAAtcataatcaataatatttcgtattttaaatttctcgcACCTAAAATAGTGAACTCTTACATTTTTTCATACTAACAACATcgaaacttttataaataactagAATAATTAACAGacaattagttaataaatagaGTCATGACGCAATATAAAGCGTAATTTGATCAGTTGTCAACCGTTCATCTAATTATATACTGCGTCATAAGTATATTTGTAAGTTAAATTTGTAAACATAACAACCTAacctcaaaaaattattaaattatcaaaaaagatttctttaaatttttaattttttgaaacattCCAATGATGTGATGGTAACACgtgaaaattaattgacaATTATGATCGCCGAAACAATTAGtgcaatattaataattattgttgttatttactACTGGTCTATATCAACGTACGGTTACTGGCGCGAACGCAATGTAAGTGGCCCGGATCCATTACCACTGGTGGGTAACTTCAAAGATGTACTTCTGGGTAAAAAATCATTCGGTCGCTGGCTTGACAACTTTTACGATCAATACCCGTCGGAAAAATTTATAGGAGTGTTTATTCGTCGGCAGCcattgttgataataaaagacTTGGATATCCTTAAAGATATATTCATCAGAGACTTTTCAAAGTTTCCCGACAGAGGACTCAAGACTTTCGAGCACGCGGAGCCACTATCGCAGCACTTGGTGAATCTAGAGCACACAAAATGGCGGCCACTGAGACACAAACTATCCCCTGCTTTCACTTCAGGAAAACTGAAGGATATGTTCTATCTATTGGAAGAATGCGGGGACAAGTTCAAGGTCTATGTCGACAAAATGATGGCTGAAAAACATGCGGAAGGAGTAATCGAGGTTAGAGATTTGACTGCACGATTTACGACAGACGTTATAGGGACGTGCGCATTTGGACTGCAACTGAATGCAATGGCGGATGAAGAGAGCGAATTCCGCAAAATGGGAAAGTACGTTTTTCATATTGACTGGAAGAAGCTCATCAGATTTAGGATCCGAGAGGGCGCTCCTTGGCTGTACAAGCTGCTGGCACCTATTATGCATGATAGCAAGGTTACTAAATTCTTTACGAGTATTATGAAGGAAACTATTGCTTACCGGAAGGCCAACAAGAtcgtaaaaaatgattttattgatttgaTAATGGAGCTACAGGATAATCCCGAAAAAGTGGATATCAAACTTACTGACACCCTGCTTACATCTCAGTTGTTTGTGTTTTTTTTGGCTGGGTTCGAGACTTCTTCGACGACGATGAGCAACGCGCTTTATGAATTAGCGCAGCATCACGATTATCAGGATAGATTGAGGGAAGAAATCAAGGTAGCCATTGAAGGAAACGAAGGAAAGCTGAGTTATGAGCTCGTTAAAAACATGAAGTTTATGAATATGGTATTTAAAGgtatgtttttattatttgcttttaaaattctgagtaacatattgaagatacaaaaaaataatgaggaacttttttgaaaataaattaatatttatttgggaaaaGTTTAGATTTGCTCTTATCAAATCAGATCCAATTTGATCAGGTCTGATTTGACCTACTCAGATCAAGCCTGATCAAATCAGATCAAGCTTGCtcaaatctatattattataagaGATTCCTATCTATATAGTCACTTATCACGATATCTCGGAAACCATCAGACCTAGAAACTTAAAATTTCGTAGGAATATTACTTTTGGcatgtagaggtcagctaagaacggtttttaagaaattcctcccccaaagggatttgcgggggcgttaacaatgaaaaattcccgtttttaaactatagctgctatcgactccaaatttggtaggaatcttctgtcaGAAATCGAGAAATAGtatatgaatgaattttacgatagATCACCCCACAGGGGGTTGTGGGGGTGGGTatcaacaatgaaaatttttaattttccaactatagctcctacagactccaaatttggtaggaattttctataagtgatgtaaaaatcatttatgaatgaattttacgGTATTTCACCTCACacgggattgcgggggtgggtattaacaatgaaaatttttaagtttcaaactatagcttctacagactccaaatttggtagcaattttctgtaagtgatgtataaatcatttatgaacgaattttacgatagctcacccgacaggggattgcgggggtgggtgttaacaataaaaatttttatttccaagctatagctccaaTAAACTTCAAacttggtaagaatctgctacATGTGAGGTAGAAATGATTTAAGCGCGGATTTAATGACAACCTACGCCAAATATGAAtaattgcgggggtgggtgttaacaatgaaaattttcaatttccaagctatagctcttataggttccaaatttggtaagaatctgctatatgtgatatagaaatgatctaagagcggattttacaacgaatcaccTCCAATGAGGATCGCGGGAGTGAgtgttgacaataaaaaatcttaatttccaaaatatagcttctaaaaactataaatttggtaggaatctttcaTTTCTAATgaagagatcatctcaaaatggaCTTTAACAAATTCAACTCCtgatagggattgcggggctGAGTCTTAAAatctacaattttaatttacaaattataacatctacagactccaaatttggtggGAATCTTTgtgtatgatgtcaagttaagctaagaatggattttctcgaattccaatccaaaagggattgcgagtgcgttaacaatgaaaatctcttatttttaaacaatagtttctatggcCTCGAACTTTTATTGGaaccttttgtttataatgtagtaatcatctcgaataggatcttacgaaattcctcccTTACATAAGAGTACGGGAGTGatgattgtcaaaaaattcatattgttcctacagatataaaatttgatagaatcttaagagaaacaggaaatcacagggatggcctccaagttcaaccgatttaaatatttttctttcttaataattatattttcttacaaaaatcgtctctttggcagcggctaAAAAGTCATTATaacgtttccaaaattttactttacatgtagctattcagtcaacgAACTCAAAGAttaacatacattttatttttgctgatcactcACCGatgaattgtttttattacggaggaaattttaattaacagcaAAAGTCGCTGCACTTTGagctaggcagatttcaaTTTCACTTATGATACCTACAAtgactttaactgaaactttcaatgctcatttcaaatttttttctttgtatcaattattattcatttttttgaagaaagccacggaaattttatattaattgcacattaaaagttacaataaatattagctAAAATGATTACTGATGATTAATGATTAGAAGGTAAAATGCCAATTCGATGAAATTCGGAATCTCTGTAAGTCAAtacaatactccaattaaatttcaagtttaaatctaCAAATTCAATTCTATAaacgcccagcggagcgggcgggtaacagctagtaaaatattaaagttaatatAAATAGATCTGGTTTgatcttcaaattttttaatgtttttactgATACTTAAACAACgctgtattttataaaatcggTAAATCATGAagcaaaaaatgatttttgtataaatttttctttctgaaCTAACAATTGCTCATTAATACCGGTAATAGAAACTACTCTTCTTATTCACTGAGCGAGAATAAAAtcctataatataaaattgatcaCTAAGATGAAGTTAGCTTCATAACTTAGTAGCGAAATGACATCAATACTAATCGGAAAAAGTAGCCCATGATTTCTTATTGGTTCAAGATTAGAGCACGCGCGTACGCGTGCAATTTGAATTCTTagtatttctaaaaataataagcttaaGGGGAAAGTTAACTGTGGCAACTGAAaaaaagagaatttttttctggaaCTTTATTGATTGAGAAAATAAAGGAATATCAAAATCGTTttctaattgattttatttagtacGCATTATATAATATTTCCATAAATTGTTGCCAAGAAATAATGAATAGATTTAAAGATACAAGCGTTGCCGAAGAGTCTGAACCTGAAAAATTCCTCTTTcatcgatttttcaaaaacggattatctgaaaaaaattaatccaaGTTCATTATAATCTacataaatttagttattgtTGAAcgaagtagtttttttttcgatttttcagaGGATGGTGataggttaaaaattttttcattttatagaccatttatttttttttaaaaagccTCAAAAATAGTGAAGATTTCAATTTTTCCAAACGATTACGCTCAATTTAACCTTAGCTACTGCAAAGAcaaacagaataaaaaaatcagttaTCAATTGCCCAAATTATCGATGCGACcacgtgaaaaaaaaattcaagttgtCATCAATTAAACTCAAAAGCTGTCATATATGAAATAAAGACGCATAGTTTTAATAATCTTTAGTTTAACTTATTCGCTATGATTTGAGaattaaaaatcgataaattttttaaaatttatgtcaaagtttagaattttacccgtgaaaaaatattctgatcaggcttgatatgagctgataaggctatataaaaatttttgatatgttcataTCTGGCCTGATATAATCTGATAtgttcatatttaatttttgatatgtcctgatatggcctgatatgaaaattggccatatcaggcctgatcaagccttatcaatttgatatgtctacatcagacttgatatagcttgatatgctcatatctaattttacattattttttaataggtcctgatatgccctgatataaccttataaagttatatatactttgataaacttgaaaaaaaattaggaaaacggttgaccctgaaggccatccctgcaacttcccgctaattccatacttaggcgcttaaaattgcaccaataaagtttttgagctcttcgagctcaaaaatacaatttatgggttattttgagctctccgagctcaaaaagattgctttcctatgcttttgagctcttcgagctcaaaagtctgatagagatttgataagacactattttttgaattttaaaaccgcaataacttttgaatgaataaaccgatttttacgcggttagaagcattcgacgcagttttttaagcctcacaaagaatcttaaattttgaattgatcgcgctaggaatttcggagttattccggaaaaacacttttttcggttttctttcgttcacgatatctctcgaacgaatcaaccgattttgaccggattggtggcgatcgacgtggttttttgaggttaagagctgattagtttttggaattgaaccatctaggcgtttaaaagttattccaagaaaaccacatttgaaaaaaacagTAATCAAATATCGGAAAGATCAAAGTAGTTACAAGTTTTATTCTCAGCTGTTCATTGaagatttcattattaatttttaactgagCAAGGACCCTCATTGTACGACAGCATATACTAACTACTTGATTTTCCCATGACAGAGTATCGTCGATCATCACacctaaatattttataacccTTTCGTATTGAATGACACAATCATTGACAACAATATTATTCGCATATTTACAttcattacaatttattttcactcTACTACCAAATATGGAAGCTTTTGTTTTCGTAGCATTTAACTTTAAACAATTCAACTTACACCACGTTTCAatcttttttacttcattaTTTAGGATAGCAACATACTCATTAACTTGAGAAACATGACAGGAAGTATAAATGACTAAATCATCAGCATAAAGCAGATGTTGACAGTTGAGCTGATTTGTGAGATCAGTAACATATATTGAAAATAGTAAAGGGCCAAGTACACTGCCCTGAGGCACGCCATTTACTACTTCTCTCAAAGATGATGTTTTACCATCTACAACTACTGATTGCTTTCTATCAGTCAAATAAGATCTAATccaattaattgttttatctGAGAAATTcatttgcaataatttatataacaatCTTTTATGATTAACAGAGTCAAATGCCTTGCTAAGAccaaagaaaattgctattgtTACTTTAGACTCATTAATTGCAAAACGAATATCATCACACAACTTTATAACTGCCGTCTGTGTATTTAATCCTATTTTAAAAGCCATTTGATAATCATCCATATAATTGTTatcattaatatatttaaccaTCTGGTCATGCACACATCTCTCAAGAGCTTttgaaatgttatttagtagCGATATAGGTCGAAAATCTTCACAGTTTACTGCATTTTTAATCTTAGGTATTGGAACAACATACGAAAACTTCCATTCAGTAGGGAAAATCCCAGTAGTTAGcgacttattaaataagtttgtAATAAACGGTAGGACATACATCAAGGTACATTTATATGctttaattgaaaaactgtCTGGACCTACTGAATTAGAAGTTATTTGCATTATCGATTTCTTTACAATGTTATCATCTAGCtctgaaaaatgaaaatatgcATTATTATAGGTATAATTAATGTTGTCGGCTGTGATATCAGTTACATCTATATCAACGTTTATGCTGCCAGAagattgaatgaaaaaattattcaattcatTTGGATCTAATCTAATCACTGATTGAGTATTTTTACGCTTTATTAAACCTAGCCTTCTCAAATCATTCCACATTCCTTTCGAATTTTTAGCACTGCTtagttgattatcaaaataacattttttctcttcaCTTATTCGCTTCTTAACTAACCGACGCACAGATGAATATTCTTTGTAGGCATAACCTGTTCTTTTGAAAATTCGATAGAGTTTGTCTCGACGAGCTTGAAGATTTTTGATTTGACTTGTAATCCAGGGCGCTGGAGGACGTCGTAGAAATACTGTTTTTTCAGGTGCCAAACAGTCTATAACTCGTTCAAGATGACGATGTAaccattcatttttttcattcaccGAATTTAATGATTTCATGATGTTAATGTCAATATCATTGAATAAGCGCCTCAGTAAATCGTCATCAATATTATGCCAGCTTCGAAATGTGAAATTGTTTAGTTTTTGCGACTccagtttatatttataaactacAGATATTAGATCATGATCTGATAGAAATGGTTGTAACGACTGttcaaatgataaaattttttctcggtCATCAACTACACAGACATCAATAGTCGAATTGGAGTATTCTAAATGATGTGTTGGGCCAAAAGGAACAATATATAAACCAAAATCATTACAGAAACTCCGAAGCTGATCACCGTAAAAATTTCTCTTACTCAGATCAGAATTGAAATCAcctaatattataatatttttataaactgcCACTGCAGTTTCGAGTTCGTCTTCTAAGTCATCGAGATGTCCAACATTCGGTGGTTTATAAACAACACCGATTAAAACTTTTTCTCTTGAAATCTTCGATACTTCCACGAATAAATATTCAGGGTGTTTGTCTTCCGAATTTGGCGAAGATGACACATACTTAGAGGTTAAATCATTCCTTACATAGATTGCAACTCCACCTCCACTTCTCAGACAGCGATCATGACGATGTAACGTAAATAATGGTAAAGATACTATACTATCGGATATTAGATGGTTTAACCACGTTTCCGAGACTGCAATCACGTCATGCTGGTGTGTACGTAAGTATTCTTTGAATTGTTCGAAATGGCACTCATTTCTGAGAGACTGTGCATTGATATGgcatacttttaaataattatcaagatAATCTTTGGAAGAAGCTCTATTTGTATTtgcattatatttattaatagtagTTACATTAGTATGAGGTGCAATGTTAGGTGATGGTAAAGAGGGAGTCGCAAACTGTTAGTCCAGAAGGtccatacacacacacacacacacacacacacacacacacacacacacacacacacacacacacacacacacacacacacacacacacacacacacatacatacatacatacagacaccgtgacaaacTCGCGGGAagagtcagggaagcttcctgtgatcttcaaacgtcgagatatgatgaaaactcaatttttgtgaaacggggtgaaaacaataacttcccgatttttgaaaatcttcgattttcttagcgggaagttaaaaattatatagaattctatatgattcatatataattttatatgaattatatgtacatctatataattataaatgaattacatatgcttctatataattagatatgaatcgtatataatgataaatagttttttttattcgggtATGCCTTTATATAAGTACATAAGACTACTTATGTGCTGGTAAGggtatgagtatatcagaCCATATGGATCCATATCAAATTATATCAACCCTGATCAgggatttttaacttcccgctaagaaaatcgaagattttcaaaaatcgggaagttattgttttcaccccgttttgcaaaaatcgagttttcatcagatctcgacgtttgaaggtcacaggaagcttccctgactatccccgcgaggttttCACGGcatctgtatgtatgtgtgtgtgtgtgtgtgtgtgtgtgtgtttttttttttttttttttttttttttatcttagggggggggaatccttcttacggattccaggcatagctgttcggcctggatatgtggcgactcgacgcagcgtcatactaaaactcgacgctaacgcccctacccactaaaccctaaaccccttttcttctttcctctaatccctcatggaaaccgccgtcaggcattacttcgtgaggggaggatctagctactgctattccttctggtggctaaggtgttatttttccttctttctagtttctgtcatttgccctttttctttcaatggaacgcagctctgtaagcacttcggtagtaaacgtgcttgtggcgttccaggcagcttcggatgacagcatttcttctactattgactctggtgtgattttcttgttcaggatcttctctaactcatcacgctgtgggttaaaacgagggcactcaaagaaaacgtgctccgcattttcagcaactcttgggcaagacggacactctgggcaatcatcgtgcttaaagcgataaaggtactcccggaaacagccgtgtcctgacaacatctgggtcagatagtagttggcctcgccgtgattccggttaagccaaacgtcaatccttggtatgagacggtgtgtccatctccctgttgtcgcggcgtcccactgcgattgccatcgcgcgatgctgttctgccgttctttagctctgagttcctcggcactttgtgcggttgtcctctttcgttggtaaaggttacgcctttcctcagctaggactctgagcggcaaagttccggaaatgacacacactgcttcctctgatattgttcgaaaggcgctggctactcttagcgcgctcagtcggtaaactggacatgctttcctccatgattcttggatctcaagtgcgtcggcccaaatggatatcccatacgtgaggaccgatgtaactactgatgatagcaataacctccttgtctgcttcgggccaccgatgttgggcatcaatcgtactaggttggctactactgctgatgctttggtggtcacgtgttcaacttgctgtttaaagttaagtcgggcatcgagcatcactcccagatatcgaatgaatggttgggatgtgatttcttggtctccgacgtttaggttgatcgtttccaccacttttctgctagtgataagtacagcctcggtcttctgtttagccagttgtaaat includes the following:
- the LOC123269277 gene encoding cytochrome P450 6B2-like, coding for MIAETISAILIIIVVIYYWSISTYGYWRERNVSGPDPLPLVGNFKDVLLGKKSFGRWLDNFYDQYPSEKFIGVFIRRQPLLIIKDLDILKDIFIRDFSKFPDRGLKTFEHAEPLSQHLVNLEHTKWRPLRHKLSPAFTSGKLKDMFYLLEECGDKFKVYVDKMMAEKHAEGVIEVRDLTARFTTDVIGTCAFGLQLNAMADEESEFRKMGKYVFHIDWKKLIRFRIREGAPWLYKLLAPIMHDSKVTKFFTSIMKETIAYRKANKIVKNDFIDLIMELQDNPEKVDIKLTDTLLTSQLFVFFLAGFETSSTTMSNALYELAQHHDYQDRLREEIKVAIEGNEGKLSYELVKNMKFMNMVFKGMFLLFA